The genomic stretch ATCTGAAACAATTAGGTGAAAATACAATTTTTTTAGACTGCGACGTGATTCAAGCCGATGGTGGAACTCGAACCGCAGCTATTACCGGTGCGAGTGTGGCATTGAGTGATGCCTTAAGCGTAATGAAGCAAAAGGGGGAATTGACACAAGATCCCTGGCGATTTTTGGTTGCTGCTGTATCGGTAGGCATCTATCAAGGGCAAGTGCTCTTGGACTTAGATTATGCAGAAGATTCTCAAGCTGAAACGGATATGAATGTGGTGATGACCGAACAGGGCGGCATATTGGAAGTACAAGCCACTGCAGAAAAAAATGCTTTTTCTAAACAGCAACTGGAACAAATGTTAACTGTAGCAGAGAAAGGAATAAATCAGTTGTTTGAAAAACAACGAGTTGAGATAGGGAAAGTTTAATTTTTTAATATACTCTTAACACTTGACATTGTCTGTGTTACCGCGGTGCCTTGACAAAAATCCAATTGCTGTGAGTATAGTGCTACACTAGTAGCAATTTGCGTTTAGAAATTCCTTGAGTCTAATTAATTGTAAAAGGATTTAAAAAATTGCTAAAGCGTGATATTTCCACGACTAATATATTAATTGCTGCAGCGGGGGGCATGATAGGCTCTGCGTGGCTATTTACGCCCTTTATAGGTGCGCAGATGGCGGGGCCGAATGCGCTCATCAGCTGGATCATCGCAGCATTTTTTATGTTATTCATAGCCCTACCGTTATGCGAATTGGGGACTATGCTGCCGATTTCTGGCGGTTTATCGAATTATCCTACCTATACGCACGGCAGAGAAGTGGGATTTTTATTTTCCTGGATCACTTGGCTCGCATATGTGGTGATGACACCGATAGAAATCCAAGCTATTTTGCAATATAGCAGTCATTTTTTCCCCGTATTGTTAATTAAAGAAGCCACTTATTTTAAATTATCACACACAGGTTATCTGGCCGCAGTAGTGATCATGTTTTTTATCGTGGTTCTGAATAGTTATGGCATTAAATTCTTAGCGGAATGTAACAAATACGCTAGCATAGTGAAATTTCTTTTACCATCGATTGCCATTGTTGCGCTTATACATGTTTCACCGACACTACAAAACATCACACTTGATTTAACTAATAAAACCAGTTGGATAAACATATTTTCGGCTTTATCCGCAGGGGGTATAGCCTTTGCGTTTACCGGCTTTCAAAATGGTTTGATGCTAGCAGGTGAAGTAAAAAACCCACAAAAAAGTATTCCTATTGCCATTTTAGGTGCCGTATTAGTGGGTTTCGTTTTATATTTTATGTTGCAACTTAGTTTTTTAATGGCGGTCCCCAAAACTTATCTGCAACAAGGCTGGCAGCACCTTAGTTTCCCCGGTGATAGTGGACCTTTGGTCGGTTTAAGTTTGTTGTTGGGTCTTAGTGTAGTGGCGGTATTATTGCTGTTTGATGCAGCATTTTCTCCTTTAGGCACAACATTAGTTTATACCGCTGCTACGTCGCGAATTCTCTATGGCATGGCATTGAATAAACATTTACCGCCATTTTTTTTAAAACTCAATCGCTATCAAATCCCGTATGTCACACTTTATGCTAATTTTTTAGTGGGAATTTGTGCTTTTTTGCCGTTTCCGGGTTGGCAAAAAATGGTGGCTTTTTTATCTTCAGCGAGCATACTTTCGTATGGCATAGGCCCTATTTGTTTATTAGCATTACGCAAAATGCAACCGGGGCAACATCGTCCCTTCAGGTTATCGGCGAGTTTAATTATTTGTCATATTGCATTTTATGTGGCTAATTTAATGCTTTATTGGTGTGGTTTTTCAGTGATATGGAAGCTTTATGCCGCTATTTTAGTCGGTTTTATTATCTATCTTTGTTATCAAAAACGTCGATTTTGGAGCAATAATTTTAGTTTATATTGGTTTTTTTCTTATTTATCCATCTTATTGTTACTTTCTTATTTGGGTCCTTTTGGTGGTATAGCGCGTTTAAAATTTCCATTTGGTATGTTAGTAATATTTCCTTTTAGTGTATTGATGCTTTATCTATCACAATATTGCTTAGTCAGAGATCAAGCCGAAGAAGAATCGTTTGCATTGATGAATAAACAATTACAAGATTTATAAAAGTTAAGCTTCGCCGATAATACGCACTTCAGGTACTAAGCGAATGTGAAATTCGTGGAATACACAATCAGCAATTTTTTCAATTAAGGCTTCGATGTCAGTAGCGCTAGCATGGCCGTTATTAATAATAAAATTAGCATGCTTGATGGATACCGTCGCATTCCCTATGGTTAAACCCTTAAGCCCACACGCTTCGATCAAACGTGCGGCATAATCACCAGGGGGATTGCGAAACACCGAACCGCAATTCGGCTCATTAGTAGGCTGAGTGTCAGCACGATATTTAAGTAAATCACGGATTTTGGTTAAGGCTTTTTCTTTGTTGCCGGTTTTTAATTGAAACTCTGCAGCCAAATAAAATTCATCAGGAAATACACTGACGCTACGATAAGCAATTTTATATTCACTAGGATAACGAATTTTTTTTTCGCCTTGTCGATTTACGGTAAGGACTGATTTAACTATATTCCAGGTTTCGCTACCAGCACATCCGGCATTCATGACTAAAGCACCACCAATGGTACCGGGAATACCCGCTAAAAATTCAGCACCGATTAAATTTTTTCTTGCCGAAAATCGAGCGAAGGCTGGCGAAGCAACACCTGCTTCTGCATAAAGTGTCACATCGTCGATACTTTTTATTTTGTTAAGTGTTTCCTGTGTGATTACTACTGTTCCTTTGATGCCGCCATCGCGTATCAGTGTATTGCTGCCTAAACCTAAAAAAATCAAGGGTTCTTGTTGGGGTAACTGCTTAATAAAGCCAATTAAATCATTCATATCGGCAGGTTTATATAGGCGATCTGCCCTGCCACCGACTTGCCATGAAGAATATTCCGCTAATGTCGCATTTTCTAAAAGTTGACCATGTAAATTTTGCATAAATTATTCGCTTTCAATTGAGAGCGCTAGACTCTGTGCAATACTGCCAATATCTCCTGCACCTTGTAATAACAGTACATCACCGTCTTGTAAAACCTCATGTAAGGTTTCGGAGAGGTTTTCTTTATCTTCGATATGAATAGGACTAGCTTGAGTATTTAAACGTATCGATTTTAATAAGGCTGCACTATCTGCGCCAGGTATGGGTGTTTCTCCAGCGGAGTAAACATTTAATAGTAGTAAACGATCGACTTCAGATAAGATTTCTACAAAATCTGCAAAGAGATCGCGTGTTCGTGTGTAACGATGAGGTTGATAGGTCATCACTAAACGTCGGTTAGGCCATGCACTACGAATGGCTTTTAAAGTGGCTGCAATTTCACGTGGATGATGACCATAATCGTCAATCAACAAAGCATGTCCCTGTTTACATTTCAGTTTCCCTAATATTTGAAAACGTCGATCGACACCACTGAAATGCGATAAAGCCCCGCATATCACATCATCTTTAATCCCAAGTTCGGATGCAACGGCAATAGCGGCGAGTGAATTTAACGCATTATGTTCACCGGGGAGATTTAAAGTTATATCTAATGGTTCTTTCTTCGGTCGAGTAACGGTAAAGTAATTTTTAATGCCTTTTTGCTGAAAAGTGAGGATGCGAATATCCGCATCCTCACTAAATCCATAAGTGATAATGGGGCGCATAATATCAGGTAAGATTGATCGGACAAAAGGATCATCACAGCACATAATGGCTAAACCATAGAAAGGTAAATGCCATAAAAATTCCAAAAAGCTTTTCTTTAGTTGCTGAAAATTACCATCATAAGTTCCCATATGATCCATATCGATATTAGTCACAATAGCAATCATGGGTTTTAAATAGAGGAAAGAAGCATCACTTTCATCCGCTTCAGCGACCAAATAGCGGCCGGCGCCTAGACGCGCATGCGTACTGGTGCTATTCAATTTACCGCCAATAACAAACGTTGGATCCAGTCCGCCCTCTCCTAATAAGCTAGCGACTAAACTCGTTGTGGTGGTTTTTCCGTGTGTTCCTGCGACGGCAATACTATAACGAAAGCGCATTAATTCAGCGAGCATCAAGGCCCTTGGAACAACAGGTATGAGTGCGTTACGTGCGGCCACGATTTCAACATTGTCGGGGGACACTGCACTAGAATAAACAATCACATCGGCATTACGGATATGTTTTTCGTGGTGACCAAGTTGGATCTCTGTGCCTAATTTTCGCAGATGTCGCGTCATGGCATTTTCTTGAAGATCAGAGCCGGAAATAATATAGCCTTCATTTAATAAAATTTCAGCAATACCACCCATGCCAGCACCACCAATTCCGACGAAATGGAGGTGTCGAATACGTCCCATTTGATGATCAACAAAAGGGATTTTCATGACTAAAAACCTATAGTGTATGTAAGGAGGCGTATTGTGGCATTAGTTGGCTAGTACCTTCAACTTTTGATGAGTGGATAGTGATGTTATATAGCAGTTTTCATTATAGGAAGCAGTTGAGAAACTTGCTATTGATCGACTTTAAAGCCAAATTGGATTAGGCGATATTCATAGTCAATACGCAACAATAATGCCAGCATAATGCAGGTCATGAGTAAGCTGCTTCCTCCATAGCTCATGAGTGGTAATGTTAAACCTTTGGTTGGTAATACGCCGGTATTGACCCCAATATTAATCATGACCTGTAAGGCAATGTTTAAGCCAATACCATAAGCAAGATAAGCCGAGAAACGCTGGCCAATATTAAAACAACAATAGCCTATAGTTAATGCCCGCCAGACTAGTAGTGAAAATAATAGGATCATAAATAACCCGCCGATTAAGCCTAGTTCTTCGGTAAGCACTGCAAACAAAAAGTCTGTGTGCGCTTCAGGGAGATAAAATAACTTTTGTATACTTTCACCCAGTCCGACACCAACCCAGCCACCACGACCAAAAGCAATTAATGATTGGGTTAATTGATAACCCGAATCAAATTGGTTAGCCCAAGGGTTAAGAAAAGTTGTTAGACGCGCTAAACGATAGGGTGAACTAATCGCTAATACGCCTAAAATAATCGATACACCGGTTAACAGAATAATAAATTGCCAAATTCGTACACCGGCTAAAAATAACATCCCTAAACTAGTCACTAATATTACTGTAGCCGCTCCAAAATCGGGTTCGCGTAATAGTAAAAAAGTAATGACAGCCAGAACCATTAACGGCTTAAGAAAACCGCGAATTTGATTTTGTACCTGTTTTTCTTGGCGTAATAGATAACCTGCCAGATAAACAATCATCGTTAATTTGACGAATTCAGAAACTTGTAATCCAAAAGGACCAAAACCTAACCAACGCATACTTCCGTTAACTTGTCTGCCAATACCTGGCAATAAAACTAAAAAAAGTAAACCAATACTCAATACTAACAATGCAAGACTGACTTGTTGCCAGTAGGAAGTTTTTATTTGTACAACAATAATTCCTGCTGCAATGCCTAAGACTAAGTAAAAAAGCTGATGGAAAAAAAAATGGAAAGGTTGACCATATTGATGTTCAGAAATCACAATAGAGGTGGAAGCGACCATCAAAAGGCCAAAAGCAAGTAAAGTAGCAATAACGATAAGTAACCAACGATCATACAAAACGATGGATGAAACATCCGATTTAGGCATATCAATGGATTCCTCGAGCTAAATCGCTAAAAATATCACCACGCTCTTCATAATTTTTAAACATATCCATACTGGCACAGGCTGGCGAAAGAAGTACAATATCTCCTTGTGTTGCGGTTTGATGGGCTAAATTTACCGCCTGAGCCAAATCATTGGTCATATCGATGGCCGTACTATCGGCTAAAGTATTTTTTAATAAGCGAGCATCTCGGCCGATTAAAATCATCTTTTTAACATAACGTTTTACTGGATCGTGTAGTAATGAAAAATCCGCGCCTTTTGCTAAGCCGCCAGCAATTAAAATGATTTTACCTGAAATAGCTGGGCCTAATCCATTTAATGCAGCAAGTGTTGCGCCAACATTGGTTGCTTTAGAGTCGTTATACCAAGTTACGCCTGCATGTTCTTTAATCCATTGGCAGCGATGAGGTAAACCTTTAAATTGACAAAGTGCAGTTAACATTGCTGTTGTTGGTAATCCAATCGCATGCCCTATCGTTAAAGCAGCTAAGGCATTGGCCCAATTGTGCCGGCCTTTTATAGGCATTTTTTCAATAGGGAGTAAAACTTCATTACCTTTCGCAAGATAGTTTTTTTGGTTGACGACTTGCAAGCCAAATTCTTTTGTATCGGGTTTTAGGGGCTCTAAACCGAAACTGATTATTTTTTTTGCTTTAAAGTTAGGATAAGTATTTAAATCTTCTCGATTCCATAAGGCGATCTCACACTCCTGGTAAATCCTTTGTTTAGCTTGTATATAAGCGGCTAAAGTTTTATGCCGATCTAAATGATCTGGACTGATGTTAAGTATGCAGGCTAATTTAGGACGTAAATGGTAAGTAGTTTCTAATTGGAAACTTGAAATTTCTAATACATAAAAATCCGGTGTTGGTTGTGCAAGTAAATCTAATGCCGGTTTACCGATATTTCCTCCCACTGCAACCTTTAGTTTTGCTTGCCTTATCATATCACCTACTAAGCTGGTAACTGTCCCTTTGGCATTACTACCAGTAATCGCAATGATAGGTGCATGAGCATGCTGGGCAAATAATTCAATGTCGCCTATAGGTTTAAGTTTATATTGTTTTATCGCCGTACTGATGTTCTCTCCGTTTAGATCGACGCCGGGACTGACAATTAATTCTTTACAATCTTGGAAATGGTTCGGATCAAAAGATCCTAAGTGGGAGGTAGCGTGCGGAAATTCTTTTTGAAATTCTGATAATTTTGGTGGATTTAAACGACTATCCAAGCATGTGAAAGGCAATTTTAATCGAGTAAAATAGCGTGCGCAGGAAAGTCCAGTTTCACCTAAGCCAACAATCAAACGTTTATGCATAGGATTAGAGTGTGGCATCAATAACTCCGCCTCCCAGGCAGGTTTGTTGCTGATAAAAAACCACCGATTGACCTGGTGTGATCGCGCGCTGTGGTATTTCAAATTCCACTTGGTATTTATTATCGCTAGAAGGTTTGAGTAGGCAAGGGGTCTCCAGTTGTCGGAAACGCGTTTTCGCTGTGCAATATAATGGCTTTATGGGAGGGCGGTCATTGATCCAATGCAGCTGCGTGCAAACTAGCGCGGGAGCAAAGAGCTTAGGATGATTGTGCCCTTGTACCACTATTAATGTATTTCGCGTAAGCTGCTTATCGGCAACATACCAAGGCGATGCGGATTTTTCTTTTCGACCACCAATACGCAATCCTTGCCGTTGACCTATGGTGTAAAACATTAGGCCATCATGTTGTCCAAGTATTTCGCCTGCTAATGTTTCTATGTTGCCAGGTTGCGCGGGTAAGTAAGTTTGTAAAAACTGTTTAAATTTGCGTTCGCCAATAAAGCAGATACCGGTACTATCTTTTTTAGTCGCATTAAGAAAACCTGCTGATTTAGCGATTTTCCGTACTTCGGGTTTGGTTAGCTTGGTCAATGGAAATAAGGTTTTGGCTAAAGGTTCTTGGCCTAAAGTATATAAGAAATAGGTTTGGTCTTTATTTTGATCGGCACATTTGAGCAATTGATACGAGTTATTTACATAGGATTTTCCTGCATAATGGCCGGTAGCAATAAAATCAGCGCCATATTGTAGAGCATAATCAAGAAACGTTTTAAATTTAATTTCTCTATTACAGAGGATATCCGGGTTGGGCGTGCGGCCTAATTGATATTCTGCTAAAAAATGCGTAAATACGCGATTCCAATATTCAGCAGCAAAATTAATGGTATGCAATGGAATCCCTAATTTATCACAGACAGCTTGGGCATCGGCAATGTCGGTACTGGCTGAGCAATAATCTTCAGTATCATCTTCTTCCCAGTTTTTCATAAACAGCCCTTCGACTTGGTAACCTTGCTCTTTAAGCAATAAAGCAGTCACTGAGGAATCTACACCCCCCGATAGGCCGACCATAACACGTTGTTTTTTCATTGATTTTTTTCTACATCTGGACGCACAAGCTTATTATAGTGGAGAAGCTAGCATAATTTACCTTCATACAGGCCAGTTTTCTAGTTG from Rickettsiella endosymbiont of Miltochrista miniata encodes the following:
- the rph gene encoding ribonuclease PH, with amino-acid sequence MRATKRVNDELRVINMTRSYTQYAEGSVLIAFGNTKVLCTASVVPGVPKFLKGSGQGWITAEYGMLPRATHTRSEREATRGKQTGRSLEIQRLIGRVLRVSVDLKQLGENTIFLDCDVIQADGGTRTAAITGASVALSDALSVMKQKGELTQDPWRFLVAAVSVGIYQGQVLLDLDYAEDSQAETDMNVVMTEQGGILEVQATAEKNAFSKQQLEQMLTVAEKGINQLFEKQRVEIGKV
- a CDS encoding APC family permease; protein product: MLKRDISTTNILIAAAGGMIGSAWLFTPFIGAQMAGPNALISWIIAAFFMLFIALPLCELGTMLPISGGLSNYPTYTHGREVGFLFSWITWLAYVVMTPIEIQAILQYSSHFFPVLLIKEATYFKLSHTGYLAAVVIMFFIVVLNSYGIKFLAECNKYASIVKFLLPSIAIVALIHVSPTLQNITLDLTNKTSWINIFSALSAGGIAFAFTGFQNGLMLAGEVKNPQKSIPIAILGAVLVGFVLYFMLQLSFLMAVPKTYLQQGWQHLSFPGDSGPLVGLSLLLGLSVVAVLLLFDAAFSPLGTTLVYTAATSRILYGMALNKHLPPFFLKLNRYQIPYVTLYANFLVGICAFLPFPGWQKMVAFLSSASILSYGIGPICLLALRKMQPGQHRPFRLSASLIICHIAFYVANLMLYWCGFSVIWKLYAAILVGFIIYLCYQKRRFWSNNFSLYWFFSYLSILLLLSYLGPFGGIARLKFPFGMLVIFPFSVLMLYLSQYCLVRDQAEEESFALMNKQLQDL
- the murB gene encoding UDP-N-acetylmuramate dehydrogenase; protein product: MQNLHGQLLENATLAEYSSWQVGGRADRLYKPADMNDLIGFIKQLPQQEPLIFLGLGSNTLIRDGGIKGTVVITQETLNKIKSIDDVTLYAEAGVASPAFARFSARKNLIGAEFLAGIPGTIGGALVMNAGCAGSETWNIVKSVLTVNRQGEKKIRYPSEYKIAYRSVSVFPDEFYLAAEFQLKTGNKEKALTKIRDLLKYRADTQPTNEPNCGSVFRNPPGDYAARLIEACGLKGLTIGNATVSIKHANFIINNGHASATDIEALIEKIADCVFHEFHIRLVPEVRIIGEA
- the murC gene encoding UDP-N-acetylmuramate--L-alanine ligase, whose translation is MKIPFVDHQMGRIRHLHFVGIGGAGMGGIAEILLNEGYIISGSDLQENAMTRHLRKLGTEIQLGHHEKHIRNADVIVYSSAVSPDNVEIVAARNALIPVVPRALMLAELMRFRYSIAVAGTHGKTTTTSLVASLLGEGGLDPTFVIGGKLNSTSTHARLGAGRYLVAEADESDASFLYLKPMIAIVTNIDMDHMGTYDGNFQQLKKSFLEFLWHLPFYGLAIMCCDDPFVRSILPDIMRPIITYGFSEDADIRILTFQQKGIKNYFTVTRPKKEPLDITLNLPGEHNALNSLAAIAVASELGIKDDVICGALSHFSGVDRRFQILGKLKCKQGHALLIDDYGHHPREIAATLKAIRSAWPNRRLVMTYQPHRYTRTRDLFADFVEILSEVDRLLLLNVYSAGETPIPGADSAALLKSIRLNTQASPIHIEDKENLSETLHEVLQDGDVLLLQGAGDIGSIAQSLALSIESE
- the ftsW gene encoding putative lipid II flippase FtsW — protein: MPKSDVSSIVLYDRWLLIVIATLLAFGLLMVASTSIVISEHQYGQPFHFFFHQLFYLVLGIAAGIIVVQIKTSYWQQVSLALLVLSIGLLFLVLLPGIGRQVNGSMRWLGFGPFGLQVSEFVKLTMIVYLAGYLLRQEKQVQNQIRGFLKPLMVLAVITFLLLREPDFGAATVILVTSLGMLFLAGVRIWQFIILLTGVSIILGVLAISSPYRLARLTTFLNPWANQFDSGYQLTQSLIAFGRGGWVGVGLGESIQKLFYLPEAHTDFLFAVLTEELGLIGGLFMILLFSLLVWRALTIGYCCFNIGQRFSAYLAYGIGLNIALQVMINIGVNTGVLPTKGLTLPLMSYGGSSLLMTCIMLALLLRIDYEYRLIQFGFKVDQ
- the murD gene encoding UDP-N-acetylmuramoyl-L-alanine--D-glutamate ligase: MPHSNPMHKRLIVGLGETGLSCARYFTRLKLPFTCLDSRLNPPKLSEFQKEFPHATSHLGSFDPNHFQDCKELIVSPGVDLNGENISTAIKQYKLKPIGDIELFAQHAHAPIIAITGSNAKGTVTSLVGDMIRQAKLKVAVGGNIGKPALDLLAQPTPDFYVLEISSFQLETTYHLRPKLACILNISPDHLDRHKTLAAYIQAKQRIYQECEIALWNREDLNTYPNFKAKKIISFGLEPLKPDTKEFGLQVVNQKNYLAKGNEVLLPIEKMPIKGRHNWANALAALTIGHAIGLPTTAMLTALCQFKGLPHRCQWIKEHAGVTWYNDSKATNVGATLAALNGLGPAISGKIILIAGGLAKGADFSLLHDPVKRYVKKMILIGRDARLLKNTLADSTAIDMTNDLAQAVNLAHQTATQGDIVLLSPACASMDMFKNYEERGDIFSDLARGIH
- the mnmA gene encoding tRNA 2-thiouridine(34) synthase MnmA codes for the protein MKKQRVMVGLSGGVDSSVTALLLKEQGYQVEGLFMKNWEEDDTEDYCSASTDIADAQAVCDKLGIPLHTINFAAEYWNRVFTHFLAEYQLGRTPNPDILCNREIKFKTFLDYALQYGADFIATGHYAGKSYVNNSYQLLKCADQNKDQTYFLYTLGQEPLAKTLFPLTKLTKPEVRKIAKSAGFLNATKKDSTGICFIGERKFKQFLQTYLPAQPGNIETLAGEILGQHDGLMFYTIGQRQGLRIGGRKEKSASPWYVADKQLTRNTLIVVQGHNHPKLFAPALVCTQLHWINDRPPIKPLYCTAKTRFRQLETPCLLKPSSDNKYQVEFEIPQRAITPGQSVVFYQQQTCLGGGVIDATL